A single genomic interval of Oreochromis aureus strain Israel breed Guangdong linkage group 12, ZZ_aureus, whole genome shotgun sequence harbors:
- the si:ch211-107p11.3 gene encoding GT1 domain-containing protein, with protein MNADGDFQIMRKQERAHFFSSKEQELILKLYEEEREILTAKSNTTSASKLREEAWQRIADKINAVSDSGYKRTWQQVKVKHKNIVQTAKRKRVAMMRNEGGSATPSLNSGEDDVLHHKDNGLRVEVLPGGACIDPAAVSDSSFMSVSGHPVLLLPVTKTEPESLSSDETDVSDTQFEGDVHGSSLQEGANAAGATVSGRSREKQTEDLRSLYCSYLKKEIENRDQEMAYRALKMRKLEKEILLLDKQLM; from the exons ATGAACGCAGACGGAG attttcagaTAATGAGGAAACAGGAGAGGGCGCATTTCTTCAGCTCTAAAGAGCAGGAGCTCATCCTGAAGTTGTatgaagaggagagagagatacTGACAGCTAAATCCAACACCACCAGTGCCTCTAAACTCAGAGAGGAAGCCTGGCAGAGAATTGCTGATAAAATAAACGC GGTCTCGGACAGTGGCTACAAAAGGACATGGCAGCAAGTGAAAGTCAAACACAAGAACATTGTGCAAACAG caaaaaggaaaaggGTTGCAATGATGAGAAACGAGGGCGGCTCGGCGACCCCGTCTCTGAACTCTGGTGAGGACGACGTGCTGCATCACAAAGACAACGGGCTGAGGGTGGAGGTTCTCCCCGGAGGCGCCTGTATTGACCCGGCAGCTGTGTCTGACAGCTCTTTCATGAGCG TGTCGGGCCACCCTGTCCTCCTGCTGCCCGTAACAAAGACTGAACCAGAGAGCCTCAGCAGCGACGAAACGGACGTTAGTGACACTCAGTTTGAGGGG GACGTTCATGGCAGCAGCTTGCAGGAGGGCGCCAACGCAGCTGGCGCTACAGTTAGTGGCAGAAGCAGAGAG AAGCAGACAGAAGACCTCAGGTCTCTCTACTGCTCCTACCTCAAGAAGGAGATTGAGAACCGGGACCAAGAGATGGCTTACAGAGCACTTAAAATGAGGAAGCTGGAGAAAGAAATCTTATTACTTGACAAGCAGCTGATGTGA